The following are encoded in a window of Streptomyces griseiscabiei genomic DNA:
- a CDS encoding serine/threonine-protein kinase — MGTVYAALTDGGDRVAVKVIHSVQAEDPEFRARFRREVRLSAQVQGPFLLPLLAADPEADAPWLATAYAPGPTLAQHLAAHGPLTGGTLYAFATGTAQALAAIHASGVVHRDVKPQNVLLTPAGPRVLDFGIAHAADGTSVTRTGVLTGTPGWISPEHYRGGVTSAEGDLFAWGGLVAYAATGRLPFGTGAAEAVAYRVMSGSPDLDGVPEALKEILDRALAKEPAERPDAAGAADACARLLAAESTQLLDGHRAAEAGDDRTLVGELVTALWSIPVADDLPWPSPAPVRPPSSARRRAVVAVVVAAAVVGATVGGVLALRHDGRDGRDTDTVGGSGTTASTAASQGASGSGADSGPTPSAGSGTRATGRTATDPRAVPVPVDPLAGVADPAFTRADDEAQPVPGEWRASRGADGTEEQEAAADIADRVTAMLATKDMAFMEPTVTFNRQAQTVMVTGGPISTLTDDYKEVFRRASETAACVTLAHRLKDSPTSWPYGRFSVYWKDHDGQDEATVLGFGRATTGCYAEEAGQRQGTDEGIVTAQLPSGDKSEIRVADATVKAITSAWDTRVAEGHGLEPFDHEDAITLGFDPVEEMMYVWALDGSGVLSGRAQQSHFREVVAKTACPRLLTEYNADKRWTYTRWTIAAYQGNSAWPQLFASGNCLPSESRP, encoded by the coding sequence ATGGGAACCGTGTACGCCGCGCTCACGGACGGCGGGGACCGGGTCGCGGTGAAGGTGATCCATTCCGTGCAGGCGGAGGATCCGGAGTTCCGGGCCCGGTTCCGCCGTGAGGTGCGGCTTTCCGCCCAGGTCCAGGGCCCGTTCCTGCTGCCGCTCCTGGCGGCCGACCCCGAGGCCGACGCCCCTTGGCTGGCGACCGCGTACGCGCCGGGCCCCACCCTGGCCCAACACCTCGCCGCCCATGGACCGTTGACCGGCGGCACCCTGTACGCCTTCGCCACCGGCACCGCGCAAGCCCTCGCGGCCATCCATGCCTCCGGGGTCGTACACCGGGACGTCAAACCTCAGAACGTGCTGCTGACCCCGGCCGGGCCCCGCGTCCTGGACTTCGGCATCGCGCACGCCGCCGACGGCACCAGCGTCACACGGACCGGAGTGCTGACCGGCACCCCGGGCTGGATCAGTCCCGAGCACTACCGCGGTGGCGTCACCTCGGCGGAGGGCGATCTGTTCGCCTGGGGCGGGCTGGTGGCGTACGCGGCGACCGGCCGGCTCCCCTTCGGCACCGGTGCCGCGGAAGCCGTGGCCTACCGTGTCATGTCGGGCAGCCCGGACCTCGACGGCGTCCCCGAGGCCCTCAAGGAGATCCTGGATCGGGCCCTCGCCAAGGAACCCGCCGAGCGGCCGGACGCCGCCGGTGCCGCCGACGCCTGCGCGCGGCTGCTGGCGGCGGAGTCCACCCAGCTGCTCGACGGCCACCGGGCGGCGGAAGCGGGCGACGACCGGACGCTCGTCGGTGAGTTGGTCACCGCGCTGTGGTCCATACCCGTCGCCGACGACCTGCCCTGGCCCTCACCGGCACCCGTCCGTCCGCCAAGTTCAGCCCGGCGCCGCGCCGTTGTCGCCGTCGTCGTCGCGGCGGCCGTCGTGGGCGCGACGGTCGGCGGCGTACTGGCCCTGCGCCACGACGGGCGCGACGGCCGCGACACGGATACGGTCGGCGGTTCCGGGACAACCGCCTCGACGGCGGCGTCCCAGGGCGCTTCCGGCTCCGGTGCGGACTCCGGGCCGACGCCCTCCGCCGGCTCCGGCACACGGGCCACCGGCCGGACGGCGACCGATCCGCGTGCCGTCCCCGTCCCGGTCGACCCGCTCGCCGGGGTGGCCGATCCCGCCTTCACCCGCGCGGACGACGAAGCCCAGCCCGTGCCCGGCGAGTGGCGCGCCAGCAGGGGCGCCGACGGCACGGAGGAGCAGGAGGCCGCGGCCGACATCGCGGATCGGGTGACCGCCATGCTCGCCACGAAGGACATGGCCTTCATGGAGCCGACGGTGACGTTCAACCGGCAGGCGCAGACCGTGATGGTGACCGGGGGACCCATCTCCACCCTGACCGACGACTACAAGGAGGTCTTCCGCCGGGCGAGCGAGACGGCCGCCTGCGTCACCCTGGCCCACCGTCTCAAGGACTCCCCGACCAGTTGGCCGTACGGCCGTTTCTCCGTCTACTGGAAGGACCACGACGGCCAGGACGAGGCCACCGTCCTCGGCTTCGGCAGGGCCACCACGGGCTGCTACGCCGAGGAGGCCGGACAGCGCCAGGGCACCGACGAGGGCATCGTCACCGCCCAACTGCCCAGCGGCGACAAGAGCGAGATCCGTGTCGCCGACGCCACGGTCAAAGCGATCACCAGCGCCTGGGACACCCGCGTCGCGGAGGGGCACGGACTGGAGCCCTTCGACCACGAGGACGCCATCACCCTCGGGTTCGACCCCGTCGAGGAGATGATGTACGTATGGGCCCTGGACGGCTCCGGCGTTCTCTCCGGCCGTGCCCAGCAGTCCCACTTCCGGGAGGTCGTCGCCAAGACCGCCTGCCCCAGGCTCCTCACGGAGTACAACGCCGACAAGCGCTGGACATACACCCGTTGGACGATCGCCGCCTACCAGGGAAACAGCGCCTGGCCCCAGCTCTTCGCCTCCGGCAACTGCCTGCCCTCCGAAAGCCGCCCATGA
- a CDS encoding SRPBCC family protein: MTPEPTGKLVPTPTGHDLILTRTYRASADDVWASVTEPERTARWFGPWRGQAAPGGTIEVQMLFEDSAPWCPLRIDVCEPPRRLAVSTEDDAGSWKLELLLTESDGTTELRLVHHLTSTDRLAETGPGWEYYLDMLTAARDGGPRPDFQDYYPAQKAYFESLA, from the coding sequence ATGACGCCCGAGCCCACCGGAAAGCTCGTTCCCACCCCGACGGGGCACGACCTGATCCTCACCCGCACCTACCGCGCCTCGGCCGACGACGTCTGGGCGAGCGTCACCGAACCGGAGCGCACCGCCCGCTGGTTCGGCCCGTGGCGAGGCCAGGCGGCGCCCGGCGGCACCATCGAGGTGCAGATGCTGTTCGAGGACTCGGCGCCCTGGTGCCCCCTGCGGATCGACGTGTGCGAACCACCGCGCAGGCTCGCCGTCTCGACGGAGGACGACGCCGGTTCCTGGAAACTGGAACTGCTGCTGACCGAGTCCGACGGCACCACCGAACTCCGGCTCGTCCACCACCTCACCTCCACCGACCGGCTCGCCGAGACCGGCCCGGGCTGGGAGTACTACCTCGACATGCTCACCGCCGCACGCGACGGCGGACCACGACCCGACTTCCAGGACTACTACCCCGCGCAGAAGGCCTACTTCGAGTCCCTGGCCTGA
- a CDS encoding metalloregulator ArsR/SmtB family transcription factor, which produces MDELSEVAYAIADPVRREILMMLRTTPLTAGDIAAQFTISRPAVSRHLRVLRESGLVQDQQTGRHRHYSLVRPRLGDLAAWLTQFDTRHTDWTQRLAALDTEVHRTRRDRERTGPAHGRPPAHHPTEDTA; this is translated from the coding sequence GTGGACGAACTGAGCGAGGTGGCCTACGCCATCGCCGACCCCGTGCGCCGGGAGATCCTGATGATGCTGCGCACCACACCGCTGACGGCCGGCGACATCGCCGCCCAGTTCACCATCAGCCGGCCCGCGGTCAGCCGCCATCTGCGCGTCCTGCGGGAGAGCGGCCTGGTCCAGGACCAGCAGACCGGACGGCACCGGCACTACTCGCTCGTCCGCCCACGGCTGGGTGACCTGGCCGCCTGGCTCACGCAGTTCGACACCCGGCACACCGACTGGACACAGCGCCTCGCCGCGCTGGACACCGAGGTCCACCGCACGCGGCGGGACCGCGAGCGGACCGGCCCCGCCCACGGCCGACCGCCCGCACATCACCCCACGGAGGACACCGCATGA
- a CDS encoding response regulator, which yields MIRVLLVDDETLIRAGIRFVFDVADDIEIVAEADSGADAVELARKHLVDVALLDIRMPGVDGLAAAAEMRKVAPRTHVVMLTTFGEEDYVTRALRCGAAGFLLKDTPPDDLIRAVQAAAAGEPVLSPRVTKQLIERHVNRDLSQVDEARRRVEALTDRERDVLALLHEGSSNAEIAKALLISEGTAKAHVSRILAALGCTNRVQAAILAHDAGVVPPVGRS from the coding sequence GTGATTCGGGTGCTCCTGGTCGATGACGAGACATTGATTCGCGCCGGGATCCGGTTCGTGTTCGACGTCGCGGACGACATCGAGATCGTGGCCGAGGCGGACAGCGGTGCCGACGCCGTCGAACTCGCCCGCAAACACCTCGTCGACGTCGCGCTGCTGGACATTCGCATGCCCGGCGTCGACGGGCTGGCCGCGGCCGCCGAGATGAGAAAGGTGGCACCGCGGACCCACGTGGTCATGCTGACCACCTTCGGCGAGGAGGACTACGTCACCCGGGCGCTGCGCTGCGGCGCCGCGGGGTTTCTGCTCAAGGACACCCCGCCCGACGACCTGATCCGGGCCGTCCAGGCGGCGGCCGCCGGTGAACCCGTCCTCTCGCCCCGGGTCACCAAGCAGCTGATCGAACGCCACGTCAACCGCGACCTGAGCCAGGTCGACGAGGCGCGGCGCCGCGTCGAGGCCCTGACCGACCGCGAGCGCGACGTGCTGGCCCTGCTCCATGAGGGCTCGTCCAACGCTGAGATCGCCAAGGCGCTCCTGATCAGCGAAGGCACCGCCAAGGCTCACGTCAGTCGCATCCTCGCCGCCCTCGGCTGCACCAACCGGGTCCAGGCGGCCATCCTGGCGCACGACGCAGGAGTCGTTCCGCCGGTCGGCCGTTCCTGA
- a CDS encoding sensor histidine kinase yields the protein MAALLGRAATRLAGHRRRRGGAVARWAKLAEVVTAGAVTTRQYPPRQGRLLFAWWLCLPVAAIVTGVVNVPGQPATAIGLLVAAVALLFRFTRPIASLLVGTGVAIMALIWPSLALSAFLWPVSVMLAYAVGRQVPATRRAVAALSLATGVQAVSNLVNRGVELKADLGDVGLIVVSAVLLVVLPGAIGMLQGERARAIDALHERNVLLERANLLGESQARMQERARIAGEMHDLLGHRLSLIVLYAGALEMRTRTTAPEINEQADLLRTTSRTALDELRTVLGILRLDGAERTDGAESVTGTREDVGNLVTEAQHAGLPLTLSWHGDDLTDADAGIRRAVNRIVRESLTNVHKHAPGAPTRLTVTVEAEKLTVHVRNAPRPPAVPPPRSGLGLAGLRERAHLAGGGFTAGTDPVTGEYAVTAELPLRQGSPGELSPAIDRSARADRQMFPSPAGSEEGPSHDASRKKTRTAFVALAGAATLIGGGIGLSAYYDFSF from the coding sequence GTGGCCGCGCTCCTCGGCCGGGCGGCCACCCGGCTCGCCGGTCACCGCCGTCGTCGTGGAGGTGCCGTGGCCCGCTGGGCGAAGCTGGCCGAGGTCGTGACCGCCGGCGCGGTGACGACCCGGCAGTACCCGCCACGACAGGGCCGGTTGCTGTTCGCGTGGTGGTTGTGCCTGCCCGTCGCGGCGATCGTCACCGGCGTCGTCAACGTGCCCGGGCAGCCCGCCACGGCGATCGGCCTGCTGGTCGCCGCGGTCGCCCTGCTCTTCCGGTTCACCCGGCCGATCGCCTCGCTGCTGGTCGGGACCGGCGTCGCGATCATGGCGTTGATCTGGCCGAGCCTGGCCCTGTCGGCTTTTCTCTGGCCGGTGAGCGTGATGCTCGCCTACGCGGTGGGCCGCCAGGTGCCGGCCACCCGCCGCGCCGTGGCCGCCCTGTCGCTCGCCACTGGCGTGCAAGCCGTGAGCAACCTTGTCAACCGGGGCGTCGAGCTGAAGGCCGACCTGGGCGATGTCGGCCTCATCGTCGTCTCCGCCGTGCTGCTGGTGGTGCTGCCGGGCGCCATCGGCATGCTGCAGGGGGAGCGCGCCCGGGCCATCGACGCCCTGCACGAACGCAACGTCCTGCTGGAACGCGCCAACCTGCTCGGGGAGTCGCAGGCCCGTATGCAGGAAAGGGCGCGCATCGCCGGCGAGATGCACGATCTGCTCGGGCACCGGCTCAGCCTGATCGTCCTGTACGCCGGGGCCCTGGAGATGCGCACCCGCACCACGGCCCCGGAGATCAACGAGCAGGCCGACCTGCTGCGGACCACCTCCCGGACCGCACTCGACGAGCTGCGCACCGTGCTGGGCATCCTGCGCCTCGACGGCGCCGAACGAACCGACGGCGCCGAATCGGTGACCGGCACGCGCGAGGACGTCGGCAACCTGGTCACCGAGGCCCAGCACGCGGGCCTGCCCCTCACCCTGTCCTGGCACGGCGACGACCTCACCGACGCCGACGCCGGCATCCGCCGGGCGGTGAACCGCATCGTCCGCGAATCCCTCACCAACGTCCACAAGCACGCCCCGGGCGCGCCCACCCGGCTGACCGTCACCGTCGAGGCCGAGAAACTCACCGTCCATGTACGCAACGCCCCGCGCCCGCCCGCTGTCCCGCCGCCCAGGAGCGGTCTGGGACTGGCCGGCCTGCGCGAACGCGCCCACCTGGCGGGCGGCGGCTTCACCGCCGGCACGGACCCGGTCACCGGCGAATACGCTGTCACCGCCGAGCTTCCCCTGCGCCAGGGAAGCCCGGGCGAACTGAGCCCGGCCATCGATCGATCCGCTCGGGCCGACCGGCAGATGTTCCCCTCCCCCGCCGGCTCCGAGGAAGGGCCCTCCCACGACGCGTCACGGAAGAAGACCAGGACGGCCTTCGTCGCCCTCGCCGGAGCCGCCACCTTGATCGGCGGCGGCATCGGCCTCAGCGCCTACTACGACTTCTCCTTCTAG
- a CDS encoding DUF418 domain-containing protein, whose product MTQTEVSHETSPPRRTAPVEPAVVVEQQPQPQQPSSVGRLVGVDLARALAVFGMFAVHVAPPAEDRSGFAGWMLELADGRSSILFATLAGFSLMLIAGRREPKTGLAGRQAMARIVIRAVVLLALGTALTMLRTGILVILAFYGVYFLLALPLVRLRARTLAIIAAVLAVVTPQAAFGLNRLLTPSLIETIERYDPITRIGGDGPLNLLLNGTYPAITWMPFVVTGMALARLDLTAGAVQRRLAAVGPAMMALGYGSAWLIGKLYPPIQGMSTDLKDLIGDMSPEQIKALEPGDPAFDAVQKKLTDDSTEYLSLLGADGHSGTTFEIVGSLGVAITVLLLATVAMSRVAWLRRLASPLIAVGTMSLTLYVAHVVAYTKLPDGSTDTFVPLLGFIGGAILFAAIWSRFFRRGPLEYLLNSATKLAKFVR is encoded by the coding sequence ATGACTCAGACAGAGGTCTCGCACGAGACGTCACCTCCGCGGCGCACGGCACCGGTTGAGCCCGCCGTCGTGGTCGAACAGCAACCGCAGCCGCAACAGCCGTCGTCGGTGGGGCGGTTGGTCGGGGTGGACCTGGCCCGCGCGCTGGCGGTGTTCGGCATGTTCGCCGTACACGTCGCCCCGCCCGCCGAGGACAGGAGTGGCTTTGCCGGCTGGATGCTGGAACTGGCCGACGGCCGGTCGTCGATCCTGTTCGCCACCCTCGCCGGGTTCTCGCTGATGCTGATCGCAGGCCGCCGGGAGCCGAAGACCGGCCTGGCCGGCCGGCAGGCGATGGCCCGGATCGTGATCCGTGCCGTGGTCCTGCTGGCGCTGGGCACCGCGCTGACGATGCTCAGGACCGGGATCCTGGTGATCCTCGCCTTCTACGGGGTGTACTTCCTGCTGGCTCTGCCCCTGGTACGGCTGCGGGCCAGGACGCTCGCGATCATCGCGGCCGTGCTCGCGGTCGTCACGCCACAGGCTGCGTTCGGCCTGAACCGACTGCTGACCCCGTCGCTCATCGAGACCATCGAGAGGTACGACCCGATCACCCGGATCGGCGGCGACGGACCGCTGAATCTGCTGCTCAACGGCACCTACCCGGCGATCACCTGGATGCCGTTCGTGGTCACGGGCATGGCGCTGGCCCGGCTCGACCTGACCGCCGGCGCGGTGCAACGCCGACTGGCCGCGGTCGGCCCCGCGATGATGGCGCTCGGATACGGCTCCGCCTGGCTGATAGGGAAGCTGTACCCGCCGATCCAGGGCATGAGCACCGACCTGAAGGACCTCATCGGGGACATGAGCCCGGAGCAGATCAAGGCTCTGGAACCGGGAGACCCGGCCTTCGACGCCGTACAGAAGAAGCTCACGGACGACTCGACCGAGTACCTGTCGCTGCTGGGAGCCGACGGACACAGCGGGACGACCTTCGAGATCGTCGGCAGCCTCGGCGTGGCGATCACCGTGCTCCTCCTCGCGACCGTGGCCATGTCCCGGGTGGCGTGGCTGCGTCGGCTGGCGAGCCCGCTGATCGCCGTGGGCACCATGTCCCTGACCCTCTACGTCGCCCATGTCGTCGCCTACACCAAGCTGCCCGACGGTTCCACCGACACCTTCGTGCCGCTGCTCGGTTTCATCGGTGGGGCGATCCTGTTCGCCGCGATCTGGTCACGCTTCTTCCGTCGCGGACCGCTGGAGTACCTGCTCAACAGCGCCACCAAACTGGCGAAGTTCGTCCGGTGA
- a CDS encoding DUF3592 domain-containing protein, producing the protein MSGHAVLEFWWLVPTGLALLGYGRVLAGVTRAQRAVWVTARIVEVGQPAHGDSQKPGIPVTLAFQDPATGREFTLSNTGEHGDAVQQAWVGREIEVRYPPGRPLRFAVVLDTDGEKSGRTGPDCAVMLLLVGLVIHATVHWGYPWALLGFGALLTAAALRSPDIRAVRARDALLASAVAVPARVVAVTRDVHTDDESGGEIVSHAPVITFTTGAGTHVTALARDDVPDPGRSLDRDLTIHYAPDDPSVYTPDREADRRSGAMTVAFVVALRLAGTAAIVVGAIKATR; encoded by the coding sequence ATGAGCGGGCACGCGGTACTGGAGTTCTGGTGGCTGGTGCCCACGGGGCTCGCCCTCCTGGGATACGGGCGCGTCCTGGCCGGGGTCACCCGGGCCCAGCGGGCGGTGTGGGTGACGGCGCGGATCGTGGAGGTGGGACAGCCGGCCCACGGTGACTCGCAGAAGCCCGGGATACCGGTGACCCTCGCCTTCCAGGACCCGGCCACCGGGCGGGAGTTCACCCTGTCCAACACCGGCGAGCACGGCGACGCCGTCCAGCAGGCGTGGGTGGGCCGGGAGATCGAGGTGCGCTACCCGCCCGGCCGACCGCTCCGGTTCGCCGTCGTGCTCGACACCGACGGTGAGAAGAGCGGGCGTACGGGCCCCGATTGCGCGGTCATGCTTCTCCTCGTCGGCCTGGTGATCCACGCGACCGTCCACTGGGGATACCCATGGGCGCTGCTCGGCTTCGGCGCCCTGCTGACCGCCGCCGCGCTGCGCAGCCCCGACATCCGCGCGGTGCGGGCCCGCGACGCCCTGCTGGCCTCGGCCGTCGCCGTACCGGCGCGGGTCGTGGCCGTCACCAGGGACGTCCACACCGACGACGAGAGCGGTGGTGAGATCGTCTCCCACGCTCCCGTCATCACGTTCACCACCGGCGCGGGCACCCATGTCACCGCTCTCGCCCGCGACGACGTTCCCGATCCCGGCCGCTCCCTCGACCGCGACCTGACCATCCACTACGCCCCCGACGACCCGTCCGTGTACACACCCGACCGCGAGGCCGACCGTCGCTCCGGAGCGATGACCGTCGCCTTCGTCGTCGCCCTCCGACTCGCTGGGACGGCGGCGATCGTCGTCGGCGCGATCAAGGCGACGCGGTGA
- a CDS encoding MoaF-related domain-containing protein produces MSDLTYAGKTYRFSVDNGVVFHNTYSPDGTTLHYETVAGPTAGASEDVTLHTAEVSPGVFLLGWVEKSGMTVTHAMNLNTLTVHAFWTYDVDGGRIGELHLGSLEEM; encoded by the coding sequence ATGAGCGACCTCACCTACGCGGGCAAGACGTACCGGTTCAGCGTCGACAACGGCGTCGTCTTCCACAACACCTACAGCCCCGACGGCACCACGCTGCACTACGAGACCGTGGCCGGCCCCACCGCCGGCGCGAGCGAGGACGTCACGCTGCACACGGCCGAAGTCTCCCCCGGCGTCTTCCTGCTCGGCTGGGTGGAGAAGTCCGGCATGACCGTGACCCACGCGATGAACCTCAACACCCTTACGGTGCACGCCTTCTGGACCTACGACGTCGACGGGGGCCGAATCGGCGAACTGCACCTCGGCAGCCTCGAAGAGATGTGA
- a CDS encoding nuclear transport factor 2 family protein, producing the protein MSNAKNSVLQAATELFGDKDPSAVDRWVAAGYRQHSALAADGPEALRGLVASLGEDFRYEGARVIADGDLVALHGTYHGFGPDPLVGFDIFRVDADGKLAEHWDALTPLVKDTLSGRSQTDGPAAVTEPGRIDANRALVAEFAEKVLVGADYSVLTDYISTETYHQHNTDAADGLDGFGAAAAKWAEQGKNLIYKKVHKVIAEGEFVLTQSEGEFGVPVAYYDLFRVADGRIVEHWDVIAPAPAELPHGNGLF; encoded by the coding sequence ATGAGCAACGCGAAGAACTCCGTCCTTCAGGCCGCCACCGAACTGTTCGGCGACAAGGACCCCTCCGCCGTGGACCGCTGGGTGGCCGCGGGCTACAGGCAGCACAGCGCGCTCGCCGCCGACGGGCCCGAGGCCCTGCGCGGGCTCGTCGCCAGTCTGGGTGAGGACTTCCGCTACGAGGGCGCCAGGGTCATCGCCGACGGTGACCTGGTCGCCCTGCACGGCACCTACCACGGCTTCGGTCCGGACCCGCTCGTCGGGTTCGACATCTTCCGCGTCGACGCCGACGGCAAGCTGGCCGAGCACTGGGACGCCCTGACGCCGCTGGTCAAGGACACCCTCTCCGGCCGCTCCCAGACCGACGGTCCCGCCGCGGTCACCGAGCCCGGCAGGATCGACGCCAACCGTGCCCTGGTGGCCGAGTTCGCGGAGAAGGTCCTCGTCGGCGCCGACTACTCGGTCCTCACCGACTACATCTCCACCGAGACCTACCACCAGCACAACACCGACGCCGCCGACGGCCTCGACGGCTTCGGCGCGGCCGCGGCCAAGTGGGCGGAGCAGGGCAAGAACCTGATCTACAAGAAGGTCCACAAGGTCATCGCCGAGGGCGAATTCGTCCTGACGCAGTCCGAGGGCGAGTTCGGTGTGCCGGTCGCCTACTACGACCTCTTCCGCGTCGCGGACGGCCGCATCGTCGAGCACTGGGACGTCATCGCGCCCGCCCCGGCCGAACTGCCGCACGGCAACGGTCTGTTCTGA
- a CDS encoding Rossmann-fold NAD(P)-binding domain-containing protein — translation MADAADAVPSRPDDHAGMTYGPTGPESLSPDDAALIRSEQLGGAVTYRTETVEKADVVRATAR, via the coding sequence ATGGCCGACGCGGCCGACGCGGTGCCGTCCCGGCCGGACGACCACGCGGGCATGACGTACGGCCCGACCGGGCCCGAGTCGCTCTCGCCGGACGACGCGGCACTCATCCGGTCCGAGCAGCTCGGAGGCGCCGTCACCTACCGGACCGAGACGGTCGAGAAGGCCGACGTCGTCCGCGCCACGGCGCGCTGA
- a CDS encoding helix-turn-helix domain-containing protein, producing the protein MMAKKRHDSPREIPEILFAAPAGTPAGIEVMSLAELRRRVPERTLARPQRPDFHHLLTLTAGGLRHVVDFDDHALLPASWLWVRPGQVHQWGDLARAEGTLILFREDVLDPATATAARVDDPHAPVVTTPVAADADAVTLAADHLRHEFQSLGHLPLDLHIMALRHLLAVLLLRLAHLTVPVGGPAPEPDETYLRFRDAVERHFTATRRVEDYAQMLGYSGRTLARAALAGAGLSAKEFIDRRVVLEAKRLLAHSDESAAQIADHLGFVTPSQFSKFFIQRAGRTPIDFRHGVRGRAEDPGLSAGVVLSPGRTAQKG; encoded by the coding sequence ATGATGGCCAAAAAGCGACACGACTCCCCGCGCGAGATCCCGGAGATCCTGTTCGCCGCGCCCGCCGGCACCCCCGCCGGCATCGAGGTCATGTCGCTGGCCGAGCTACGGCGGCGCGTCCCCGAGCGCACCCTCGCCCGGCCCCAGCGGCCCGACTTCCATCATCTGCTCACGCTCACCGCGGGCGGCCTCCGGCACGTCGTCGACTTCGACGACCACGCACTGCTGCCGGCCTCCTGGCTGTGGGTGCGCCCGGGGCAGGTGCACCAGTGGGGCGACCTCGCCCGCGCCGAGGGCACTCTGATCCTCTTCCGGGAGGACGTGCTGGACCCGGCCACGGCGACAGCCGCCAGGGTCGACGATCCGCACGCACCGGTCGTCACCACTCCCGTCGCCGCCGACGCCGACGCGGTGACCCTGGCCGCGGACCATCTGCGCCATGAGTTCCAGTCGCTCGGTCATCTGCCGCTCGACCTGCACATCATGGCCCTGCGTCACCTGCTGGCCGTCCTCCTGCTGCGGCTGGCCCATCTCACCGTCCCGGTCGGCGGCCCCGCTCCGGAGCCCGACGAGACCTATCTGCGTTTCCGGGACGCGGTCGAACGGCACTTCACCGCCACCCGGCGGGTGGAGGACTACGCCCAGATGCTCGGCTACTCGGGGCGCACCCTCGCCCGGGCGGCCCTGGCGGGTGCCGGGCTCAGCGCGAAGGAGTTCATCGACCGCCGTGTGGTGCTGGAGGCCAAGCGTCTGCTGGCGCACAGCGACGAGAGCGCGGCACAGATCGCGGACCACCTCGGCTTTGTCACGCCCTCCCAGTTCAGCAAGTTCTTCATCCAGCGCGCGGGCCGTACCCCGATCGACTTCCGCCACGGGGTACGGGGGCGGGCCGAGGACCCCGGGCTGTCGGCGGGCGTCGTCCTGAGCCCGGGGCGGACGGCTCAGAAGGGGTAG